Proteins encoded by one window of Pseudomonas sp. LS44:
- a CDS encoding transposase translates to MSNYRRARVPGATYFFTVNLRDRSSDLLVREIDLLRDTVRATKARHPFHIDAWVVLPEHMHCLWTLPEGDSNYALRWKVIKFAFAKRLPIKERRTNTHLQRGERGIWQRRYWEHLIRDDLDYQRHFDYIHFNPIKHRHVQRLVDWPYSSFHRAVRTGIYSWNWCGGGELQDEGFGEG, encoded by the coding sequence ATGTCCAACTACCGCCGCGCCCGCGTTCCGGGGGCGACTTACTTCTTTACGGTGAACCTGCGGGACCGCTCCAGCGACTTGCTGGTGCGCGAAATTGATCTTCTACGCGACACCGTCCGCGCCACCAAAGCCCGCCACCCCTTTCATATCGATGCCTGGGTGGTATTGCCCGAACACATGCATTGCCTGTGGACACTGCCTGAAGGCGATAGCAACTACGCGCTGCGCTGGAAGGTCATCAAATTCGCCTTTGCCAAACGCTTGCCCATCAAGGAGAGGCGCACCAACACCCACCTCCAGCGAGGCGAGCGCGGCATCTGGCAGCGGCGTTATTGGGAACACCTGATCCGCGACGACCTCGATTACCAGCGGCACTTCGATTACATCCATTTCAACCCGATAAAGCATAGGCATGTGCAACGGTTGGTTGATTGGCCGTATTCCAGTTTTCACCGGGCGGTACGGACGGGGATTTATTCGTGGAATTGGTGTGGCGGCGGGGAATTGCAGGATGAAGGGTTTGGGGAGGGATAA
- a CDS encoding GNAT family N-acetyltransferase, with the protein MFTLVHLDTPPPESLKSQVLQMVVDYFSDISPVSLTPSNPLYQLYQYVIGYEVHLYLQAMDAAQDTTARLILALDDQDPSKVLGFALYLPVKDDPEACTLAYMAVQLSRRRHGIARAMLQHMITRHPHAELACVASKVPYFEAMGFQVLAARGPQVLMNTWDHGSDGMVAVQDLAPIYQSKEVRQIHAYLVQQHGKKAMSEAEKKRDRQLDQMARQAQALVDERHA; encoded by the coding sequence ATGTTCACCCTCGTACACCTGGACACCCCACCGCCTGAGTCCCTGAAAAGCCAGGTTCTGCAGATGGTGGTGGACTACTTCAGCGACATTAGCCCGGTGTCACTGACGCCCAGCAACCCCCTCTACCAGCTGTATCAGTACGTGATCGGCTACGAGGTGCACCTGTATCTGCAGGCCATGGACGCTGCCCAGGATACGACTGCGCGGTTGATCCTGGCCCTGGATGATCAGGATCCCTCGAAGGTGCTGGGATTCGCCCTTTACCTGCCGGTCAAGGATGACCCCGAGGCCTGCACCCTGGCCTATATGGCCGTCCAGCTCAGCCGCCGCCGGCACGGTATTGCCCGAGCCATGCTGCAACACATGATCACCCGGCACCCTCACGCCGAACTGGCCTGCGTGGCGAGCAAAGTGCCGTACTTCGAGGCCATGGGTTTTCAGGTACTGGCTGCGCGAGGGCCGCAAGTACTGATGAACACCTGGGACCATGGCTCGGACGGCATGGTGGCGGTACAGGACCTGGCACCTATCTACCAATCCAAGGAAGTTCGGCAGATCCACGCCTACCTGGTGCAACAACACGGCAAGAAAGCCATGAGCGAAGCGGAGAAAAAGCGCGACCGTCAGCTCGACCAGATGGCCCGCCAGGCTCAGGCGCTGGTAGACGAGCGCCACGCATAG
- a CDS encoding glycoside hydrolase family 43 protein has translation MKYTFLYIALIAVIAASASVLAAKEVSQKDSNPILSSENLADPHMIRYQGKYYLFGTYLDGSMSAGSDHYDAYVSDDMQTWEKVSNIFKAESITLWAPDVFYDPLSEMFYMYYSNQMNIGIATASSPTGPFDDKGVLIENAIDAHMYYEDGQYYMYYSSVDYKSDLLDIVIARLTGNKGKENILVQKMNSPLTKVGEPKLLLEPTNDWEQGFFLDITEGAWIYKHADTYYLMYSGGETMFGEYAIGYATSSSPMGPFAKHPNNPILSTTSAEDGQPGVYSPGHHSIVRDEEGTDWIIYHQKKSYWDVTLSQRYTSRDRLLVDDQGRLVIKATGMTGN, from the coding sequence ATGAAATATACTTTTTTATATATAGCTCTTATCGCAGTGATTGCGGCCAGCGCATCTGTGCTAGCCGCAAAAGAAGTATCTCAAAAAGACAGCAATCCGATTTTGAGCTCGGAGAACCTGGCAGACCCACACATGATTCGTTATCAGGGTAAGTACTACCTATTTGGGACGTATCTTGACGGAAGCATGTCTGCGGGCTCAGACCATTACGACGCATATGTGTCCGACGATATGCAAACGTGGGAAAAAGTTAGCAATATCTTTAAAGCTGAGTCAATAACACTTTGGGCCCCGGATGTTTTTTACGACCCATTGTCGGAAATGTTTTATATGTATTATTCCAACCAAATGAATATCGGCATTGCAACCGCGAGCAGCCCCACCGGCCCGTTTGATGACAAAGGGGTATTAATCGAGAACGCCATTGACGCGCATATGTACTACGAAGACGGCCAATACTATATGTACTATTCGTCGGTAGACTACAAATCGGATCTGCTCGATATCGTGATCGCCCGGCTTACCGGAAACAAAGGCAAAGAAAACATCCTTGTCCAAAAAATGAACTCTCCGCTAACGAAAGTCGGCGAGCCGAAGCTGTTGCTGGAACCGACGAATGATTGGGAACAGGGCTTTTTCCTGGATATCACTGAAGGTGCGTGGATATACAAGCACGCCGATACATATTACTTGATGTATTCGGGGGGCGAGACGATGTTTGGGGAGTATGCAATTGGTTACGCAACATCAAGCAGCCCGATGGGGCCGTTTGCAAAACATCCGAACAACCCAATCCTAAGCACCACATCGGCTGAAGATGGCCAACCTGGAGTTTACAGCCCTGGACATCACAGCATTGTCCGTGACGAAGAGGGTACTGACTGGATCATCTATCATCAAAAAAAGTCGTATTGGGATGTAACACTGAGCCAGCGCTACACTAGCCGCGACCGACTGCTGGTTGATGACCAAGGGCGACTAGTCATCAAGGCAACGGGTATGACCGGGAACTAA
- a CDS encoding CAP domain-containing protein gives MRATSFILRLAACSLGLAFAAAAGAAEEAQLVESINAYRSEVQRCAGQASEELPPLAADPRLNLPAIGGGDLQQALASAAYPLVNVQAISLSGPRDAPAAMKALQESFCQIVLDPQFVDIGVSRSDRDWRIVLARPLLSRSLGASAAEGQKLLEQINAVRAQPRQCGAQSFSATAPLAWNATLATAAETHSRTMANGNFFAHRDRDGRTPSDRAELAGYSGGLIGENLAAGLDNSRKIVDGWLASPGHCANLMNPQFSELGAAYAVDPKSDAGIYWTAVFGAP, from the coding sequence ATGCGCGCCACATCATTCATCTTGCGCCTCGCCGCGTGCTCGCTGGGACTGGCGTTCGCCGCGGCTGCCGGTGCGGCCGAAGAGGCGCAATTGGTCGAATCGATCAACGCCTATCGCAGCGAAGTACAGCGCTGTGCAGGCCAGGCGTCCGAGGAGTTACCGCCGCTGGCCGCCGATCCGCGCCTGAACCTGCCGGCCATCGGGGGTGGAGATCTGCAGCAAGCACTGGCTAGCGCGGCATATCCGTTGGTCAATGTGCAGGCGATCAGCCTGTCCGGGCCACGCGATGCGCCGGCGGCCATGAAGGCCTTGCAGGAGAGCTTCTGCCAGATAGTCCTGGACCCGCAGTTCGTCGATATCGGCGTGAGCCGCTCGGATCGCGACTGGCGCATCGTCCTGGCGCGACCGCTGCTGAGCAGGAGTCTGGGCGCCTCGGCGGCGGAGGGCCAGAAGTTGCTCGAGCAGATCAACGCCGTGCGTGCGCAGCCGCGTCAGTGCGGCGCCCAATCCTTCAGCGCGACGGCGCCGCTGGCCTGGAATGCGACGCTGGCGACAGCCGCCGAGACCCACAGCCGGACGATGGCTAACGGCAATTTCTTTGCCCACCGCGACCGCGATGGTCGCACCCCGAGCGACCGGGCCGAGCTGGCCGGCTACAGCGGCGGGCTGATCGGCGAGAACCTCGCCGCCGGGCTGGACAACTCGCGCAAGATTGTCGACGGCTGGCTGGCCAGCCCCGGCCACTGCGCCAATCTGATGAACCCCCAATTCTCCGAGCTCGGCGCGGCCTATGCAGTCGATCCGAAGAGCGATGCGGGCATCTACTGGACAGCGGTGTTCGGCGCTCCATAG
- a CDS encoding ribonucleotide-diphosphate reductase subunit beta: MLSWDEFDKEDGEAAPAAKANPTVVEMSLDKLDNDGGIAALEARAVSADDSTAVARAKAALDELDIQEGLDDLEGTSARVHVGDKQMINARADLNQLVPFKYDWAWQKYLDGCANHWMPQEVNMNADIALWKSKDGLSEDERRIVMRNLGFFSTADSLVANNLVLAVYRLITNPECRQYILRQAFEEAIHTHAYQYCIESLGMDEGEIFNMYHEIPSVAKKASWGLKYTRSISDPKFETGTPDTDRQFLRNLIAYYCVLEGIFFYCGFTQILSMGRRNKMTGTAEQFQYILRDESMHLNFGIDVINQIKIENPHLWDAAMKDEATQMILQGTQLEIEYARDTMPRGVLGMNAAMMEDYLKFIANRRLSQIGLKEEYPGTTNPFPWMSEIMDLKKEKNFFETRVIEYQTGGALSWD, from the coding sequence ATGCTCAGCTGGGACGAATTCGATAAAGAAGACGGCGAAGCCGCACCCGCCGCCAAGGCCAATCCGACCGTCGTCGAGATGAGCCTGGACAAACTCGACAACGACGGCGGCATCGCCGCCCTCGAAGCGCGCGCCGTCAGCGCCGACGACTCCACCGCCGTGGCCCGCGCCAAAGCCGCGCTGGACGAACTGGACATCCAGGAAGGCCTGGACGATCTGGAAGGCACCTCGGCCCGCGTCCACGTCGGCGACAAGCAGATGATCAACGCCCGCGCCGACCTCAACCAACTCGTACCGTTCAAGTACGACTGGGCCTGGCAGAAGTATCTGGATGGTTGCGCCAACCACTGGATGCCGCAGGAAGTGAACATGAACGCCGACATCGCTCTGTGGAAGAGCAAGGACGGCCTCAGCGAAGACGAGCGCCGCATCGTCATGCGCAACCTCGGCTTCTTCTCCACCGCCGACAGCCTGGTTGCCAACAACCTGGTGCTGGCCGTGTACCGCCTGATCACCAACCCCGAGTGCCGCCAGTACATCCTGCGCCAGGCCTTCGAAGAGGCGATCCACACCCACGCCTACCAGTACTGCATCGAATCGCTGGGCATGGATGAAGGCGAGATCTTCAACATGTACCACGAGATCCCGAGCGTCGCGAAGAAGGCCTCCTGGGGCCTCAAGTACACCCGTTCGATCTCCGATCCGAAGTTCGAAACCGGCACCCCGGACACCGACCGCCAGTTCCTGCGCAACCTGATCGCCTACTACTGCGTGCTGGAAGGCATCTTCTTCTATTGCGGCTTCACCCAGATCCTCTCCATGGGCCGCCGCAACAAGATGACCGGCACCGCCGAGCAGTTCCAATACATCCTGCGCGACGAATCCATGCACCTGAACTTCGGCATCGACGTGATCAACCAGATCAAGATCGAAAACCCGCACCTGTGGGATGCCGCAATGAAGGACGAAGCGACCCAGATGATTCTCCAGGGCACCCAACTGGAAATCGAATACGCCCGCGACACCATGCCCCGCGGCGTCCTCGGCATGAACGCCGCGATGATGGAGGACTACCTCAAATTCATCGCCAACCGCCGCCTGTCGCAGATCGGCCTGAAAGAAGAATACCCAGGCACCACCAACCCGTTCCCATGGATGAGCGAGATCATGGACTTGAAGAAAGAGAAGAACTTCTTCGAGACCCGCGTTATCGAGTATCAGACTGGCGGGGCGTTGAGCTGGGATTGA
- a CDS encoding crotonase/enoyl-CoA hydratase family protein — MNDRVLIQIDDDGVADVCLNRADKMNAIDAEMFDGILAAQAQLRETSGLRAVVLRGDGAAFCAGLDMSRMQNMAQGQSGRAYRLSDRTHGLTNAPQQAAWGWRELPVPVIAAVHGVAFGGGLQIALGADIRCVAPDTRLSVLEMKWGLVPDMAGFPLLRELLRGDVLRELVYTARILTGEQALTLGLATWVGADPLAHARELARQIARSNPDAVRAAKRLLNQTADANSAELLQNESIEQDRLVGSPNQREAARAGLEKRAPAFGDLLPDA; from the coding sequence ATGAACGACCGAGTGCTGATTCAGATCGACGACGATGGAGTTGCCGATGTGTGCCTGAACCGTGCCGACAAGATGAACGCCATCGACGCGGAAATGTTCGACGGCATACTGGCCGCCCAGGCGCAGCTGCGAGAAACGTCGGGGCTGCGCGCTGTAGTGCTGCGCGGCGACGGCGCTGCCTTCTGCGCCGGGCTGGACATGAGCCGGATGCAGAACATGGCGCAGGGCCAGAGCGGTCGCGCCTATCGGCTCAGCGATCGCACCCATGGACTCACCAACGCTCCTCAACAGGCCGCCTGGGGCTGGCGAGAACTACCGGTGCCGGTGATTGCTGCGGTACACGGGGTGGCATTTGGCGGCGGCCTGCAGATTGCCCTCGGCGCCGATATTCGCTGCGTCGCGCCGGACACCCGGCTGTCGGTGTTGGAGATGAAATGGGGGCTGGTGCCGGACATGGCCGGCTTCCCGCTACTGCGCGAACTGCTGCGCGGCGACGTGCTGCGCGAGCTGGTCTATACCGCACGCATCCTCACCGGCGAACAGGCACTGACGCTGGGCCTCGCTACCTGGGTCGGCGCTGATCCGCTCGCACATGCCCGAGAACTGGCCCGCCAGATCGCCCGCAGCAACCCGGACGCGGTGCGCGCCGCCAAGCGCCTGTTAAATCAGACGGCCGACGCCAATTCTGCCGAGCTCTTGCAGAACGAGTCCATCGAGCAGGACCGTCTGGTCGGCAGTCCCAACCAGCGCGAGGCCGCCCGCGCCGGCCTGGAGAAGCGCGCGCCGGCATTCGGCGACCTGCTCCCGGACGCCTGA
- a CDS encoding peptidylprolyl isomerase codes for MAKATARHILVASEAKCNELKAAIEGGADFAEVAKANSTCPSSRDGGNLGSFGPGQMVKEFDTVVFSAPINVVQGPVKTQFGYHLLEVTSRQD; via the coding sequence ATGGCCAAAGCCACTGCCCGTCACATCCTGGTTGCCAGCGAAGCCAAGTGCAATGAATTGAAAGCCGCTATCGAAGGCGGTGCGGACTTCGCCGAAGTCGCCAAAGCCAACTCCACCTGCCCGTCCAGCCGTGACGGCGGCAACCTCGGCTCATTCGGCCCAGGCCAGATGGTTAAAGAGTTCGACACCGTGGTGTTCAGCGCGCCGATCAATGTCGTGCAAGGTCCGGTGAAAACCCAATTCGGCTATCACCTGCTGGAAGTCACCAGCCGCCAAGACTGA
- a CDS encoding LysE family translocator yields the protein MILSETWLAFALATLAFACMPGPAILYMTSQTLAHGRRAGLMAALGIHLGCYVHIAAATAGLAALLHHAPLVYLAIKLTGAAYLIWLGGSMILGRRADSADATPARLGVLRDSIVVEILNPKTALFFLTFLPQFVQPASDVPTWMQFLILGTLVNLVFSLADLAAVFFASLLFDPASAGRGRRLVPTVCGSILVGLGLLLAGQGGLA from the coding sequence ATGATCCTGTCGGAAACCTGGCTTGCGTTTGCACTCGCAACCTTGGCCTTCGCCTGCATGCCCGGCCCCGCAATCCTCTATATGACCAGTCAGACGCTTGCTCACGGCCGGCGCGCCGGGCTCATGGCCGCGCTCGGTATCCACCTTGGCTGTTATGTCCACATCGCCGCCGCCACTGCTGGCCTCGCCGCTCTGCTGCACCACGCACCGCTCGTTTACCTCGCTATTAAGCTTACCGGCGCGGCTTACCTGATCTGGCTCGGCGGTTCGATGATCCTCGGTCGGCGCGCCGACTCGGCTGATGCGACGCCGGCCAGGCTGGGCGTCCTGCGCGACAGTATCGTCGTCGAGATCCTTAATCCGAAGACTGCGCTGTTCTTCTTGACCTTCCTTCCGCAGTTCGTCCAGCCGGCCAGCGACGTGCCTACCTGGATGCAGTTCCTGATCCTCGGCACCCTCGTCAACCTGGTTTTCTCCCTGGCCGACCTGGCTGCGGTGTTTTTCGCCTCGCTGCTCTTTGATCCGGCCTCGGCTGGCCGCGGCCGGCGCTTGGTCCCCACTGTCTGCGGCTCGATCCTCGTTGGTCTGGGATTGCTACTGGCGGGGCAGGGCGGTCTGGCCTGA
- a CDS encoding DUF2846 domain-containing protein has protein sequence MYKKMMMCAAALGIALLSGCASVPMESVEKNQELKAFPTPPENQVGVYIFRDSVLGGALKKTVKIDNEVVGETAPNTYFYRVVSPGPHVLATESEFSDNTLSLNTVAGKNYYVRQSIKLGVFVGGAKLQEVPEAEGQKGVASTELAR, from the coding sequence ATGTATAAGAAAATGATGATGTGCGCAGCCGCGCTCGGTATTGCGCTGCTGTCCGGTTGTGCATCCGTACCGATGGAATCGGTAGAAAAGAACCAGGAGCTAAAAGCCTTCCCGACTCCTCCAGAGAATCAGGTCGGCGTATACATCTTCCGCGATTCGGTACTGGGCGGTGCCCTGAAAAAGACCGTCAAGATCGACAACGAGGTTGTCGGTGAAACAGCCCCGAACACTTATTTTTACCGCGTGGTCAGCCCCGGCCCCCACGTTCTGGCCACTGAATCCGAGTTCAGTGACAACACCCTCAGCCTAAATACCGTAGCGGGCAAAAACTACTACGTGCGCCAGTCGATCAAACTCGGCGTCTTCGTAGGTGGCGCCAAACTGCAGGAAGTCCCCGAAGCGGAAGGCCAGAAAGGCGTAGCAAGCACTGAACTGGCTCGCTAA